The genomic segment cagtgCTATGtaatgagatactgtctcaaaaaaccaaacaaaggaatcttgggctggggatgtggcccaCTGGTAGAGTGATGGGTTAGCATGTGTAAGGCCTTACATTTGATTCTCTatattgcaaataaaaataaaatggaggtcTCAAGTCAAATCAGTCAGCTGTCAGAGGAGACTAGAAAATGTTTTCACGACAGTGAGAAAATGGGACCTATGTTAAAGATCCTGACTTAGGGTGAAAGTGCAGACTACTTTGTGGCCATACCTTCTAAAACCACCTGAAAGTGACAATGAATTCAAAAAGTCCCTATTTCCAACCACAAAATCAAAGCAATTATCCCAGTTCTTTCATGCCCCCATTTCTCTCCAACGGTTTTGGAAGAAAATTCCCTGGCCCAGGTAGGAAGAGATCAAGAGGCAAGACAAACAGAAGGGGAGAGATAGAGAAAAGTGAGTCAGAAATCACGAGGCTCAAGACCTACCACTTGGACAGGCTTCCTGGCAAGCCACCTCTGCTAACAGTGCACATGAACTCCTCAGCGAGACTTCAGGAGGAAGCTAGCACTCCATCGAGAACCTCAACCCCATGACGTCTGCATTAGTGCCACATGGATGTGTTTTAAAAGTCTTAACTTCCCCTGAGCTGCAGAAAAGAGGACAGTTCTCTACAAAGAAGGCAGGGTAGCCAACCAGTATCTGTATAGACTTCTTCAGTGGCTGTTCTGAAAGGGGAGCACTCCCCTGggccattggaaacactgtaacTGTCAGCAGGAGGTGAGCATCAGCAGGCCTGTCTATTCCTCTCCCTGGTAAAGATGGTGGGAGCTGCTCAGAAACACACTGGATGCCTGAAGAGCAGACAGCTCAGTGTGTGTCAATAAAAACTAAGATAATGGTCACACTACCAAGTGATTTTCTCACAGCCCAATGGTTGGCAATGCTTTATCCTGGGATCACACCCTGATAACAGACAGAGCCCATACCCCCAAGCCATCAGGGCCAATACAGGAAAAGGCTGAGGCTTAAACACCATGACTGACATCAATCTGTATGTTTCTCTAAGCCACTCCCAGGGGTCAGGGTCTCAACAGTGCCAACAGGGCAGGCTTCTTGGACTGTGGCTATGAGAGGAAGAGACCCATGTGGACCACCATGTGCTCTAGAAGCCACCTACTGCAGGATTAGACGGCCTGAAGACATGACCCCTGGGATCAGTACAAAACAAAGCCTTCATCATAATGCACTCCACAGCTGGAATTCCAAAGGGAAACCACCTTAGAAGACTGCCATGCTTCATTCTTATGAGAGGAAATCTAAAGAAGCATTTCTCAGCCTGTCACTGGTCCCTTTGCAGCAACCTCAATCTCATGCAGTCAGTGAAGGGACAAAGCCCTAGCTGTCAAGAGACGCCACTGGGTTGCGTCGTAGCCCTGGCAAACCTGCAAGCTCAAGGGCTTGGGCTTACTGTCACAGCATGAGCCGGGGACACAGAAGCAAATACAAATATAGATGCTGAACTACAGGACACGGCCAGACTAAGAGGCCTTCTCTCTATTCTCCAGCAGGGACCCCACCTTCAAGGTCAGTCTCTGGGCCCTCAGTCCCTCCAGAATACTGTGCCCGCCTCCAATGAGGTCATCCATGCCGTGGTGAATGTTCTGGAGGGAGGAGTTAAATTGCAGTGATTCATCCATGGGTATGGTGGTGTCAGAGTCCTGTGGAAGAAATGCAGGCACTTGATTAACTTCCCTCACTGGTCGGCTCCTGGGATCTGGCCACATCTTACTACTCTGCCTTTTGGCCAAGGTCAAGCCAGTAGAACCAGGAGGAACAATGCAAGAATCATAGtcaaacaagaaaaagcaaagcaaaggtgTGTGGATAGGGTggggggtgagtgggtgggtctGCTTACACAACAGCAGAGGAGGGGTCAGGCCTAACACTCTCCAAATGAGTTCTGCCACAGTGTTGCTTTCTGCATCTGCCACATTCCCCACTGAGGAAAAGCCAGCTATTCCTTCAAGACCTCAATTCATTTCTCCTGAAGGTTTTCTCTGGCTCCTCCCAAAGTTAGCTGTTCAAATGTTCCTTTCCACCACTTCTTGCTCATGCTTGCTTTTGTTCTTTAGCTATTTTGTCTATAGCTTATCCCTTTGACTAGACTGAGACACCAGATCAAAGGAGCAGTGTTTTCTACTGAAGGCTTAAGTGTGTTCAGGATGGGAACACACTTCTGAGGAGGCAGGAAAAgactataaaagaaagaaaggtggggAAGAAGGCTGCAGACTACAGGCTGAGTACAGGCTATCCCAAAGGCTTGGGACCTAAGTGTCTCAGATGTCAGGCCTCTGCAGACTTTGGAATGGGTTACCTACTGAGCAGCTCCTTTGGATGCTGGACTTTCAGACTGAACATGCCCTATCAGTACTGCCCAAGTCCTTTTACTTCACAGGTCCATTTCCCTAAAACTCATTCAGCATGCTGGCTTCCTGTTCTCCCCACTTTGCAGATGAAGAAAGTGAAGCCCAGAGAGATGGAATAACTCATCCAGATAGGCAGGATCCCAGGGTGGAGTGCACAGCCAACTCTCAATTGTAACCACAACTGTAGACAGAAACACTAAGAGCGATCCTGCTGGCTCTACTCTCACAGACTTGGCTGGGGAGAGGACCAGGTGCTCTCCTTCCTGCTGTCTGACAGACACAGCTTCCTGCCAGGCAAGGCCCCTTCTAAAACAGCAGCTTCAATTCCCACTGGTAGGAAGATAGACCATCATTTGTTCTCCTGCTGAAGTTCAGAACCACCTTCAGGTGGACATGCTGAATTCCCCTGCTAACATGAGAACTCAAAGGGAGGAGCCATGTTTAGTAATTTTCTCAAATGTTTTACTTGGTACCATGGTACTGATTCCAGTGATTAAGAGAATCAATGACTCCCCTTACCTGACTAGTACTTATTGACTTTACACACAAATCTGCCTTACGTTCATCTCATCTGAAAAGGGATGGTTGCTAGGTATTCTCTTTTAGAATAGGTAAAATGACAAAAAGAAGTTTCATTTGGTGAGTCAATGTTTCTGAGTAGCCTAGTGAATGCAGTGCCTCATCAGGCTTGCAACCAACAAAATAATGCTGAGAGGTCATCTCTGGCCTAAAAACTCCTGAATGTGACCTGTCTTTCAGTATGCTATCTTATTTAGTATCTTAGAGCATGCTGTATTTGTGAACTGTTAATCACCACAATCTGCCTGCCCACTTGCTCTGGAAAAACTCAGAAGCCATGTCCTGAGGCACTCAGAGAAATGCACTGTGGcagggggatggagggatgggttTAGCCTCCTGCCGGTGAGAACCAAGGCTTCTGTGGTAGGAGGGGCCTTGTCTGGTAGGAGGCTAGACAGCAGGAAGGAGCCCCCTGGTCCTCTCCCCAGCCCGGTCTGTGTGAGATGAGACCCACCAAAACCACTCTTGGTGTTTCTGTCTACAGTGTGGTTACACAGAGCAAAGGCAGGAATTCTAGGGCAGGGTTAGAAACAACGAACTATGAAGGCCAAACCCACCTCACCTGGTTAGAACGCAGGGCCCTGAAAAGGGCTAGCACACTGCACATGCAGAGAACAGTCCTACTGAAGCtagagggcaggggtggggcttCTAAGAAATCCAACATGCAAACCTACAGGCTCCTCAAAGACTGAAGCCAAGCATCCAACACTAAACATCTGGTAATGAAGTCCTCCAAAGTGCCATTCGGACCAGggttaaaaacattttaatgcaggctggagagatggctcagcggttaagagcactggctgttcttccagaggacctgggttcaattcccagcacccacatggcagctcacaactgtctgtaactccagatctggtgtcctcacacagacatacatgcaggcaaaacaccagtgcacataaaataaaaataaattaaagaaaaatttaaaaaatttttttaatgcatctgaggctggaaacacacacacacacacacacacacacacacacacacacacacacacacacacactgcaccatggcagcttccaaatgctaTCATCTGCGTCTCTATAGATGGGCTAAGTTCTAATCGTCTGTCTCCATCTAATCACAAAAACACCTCAACAGTGTGAGCTTCCACCTCTGCAGCGGACCAGCCTCTCCCCATTCCTTCAATTTAACTGCTTCCTCTTCAAGTTTTTGTGTTGGAGAGAAATTCCCCATCTGGGCATGTGTTAGTGGCAATGCACAAGTCCCCTGTCATTTCCACTTGGTCTCCTCCTCCTGAGTCGACTTCAAGCGCCCCACTAAGAGGTGATGCCTGGTAACCTGCACTCAGTCCTGACACCTGTCCGGTGCCCGTCAATCTCCAGTGTCTGGCTTACGTTAGTGGTGAAGGTGCGAGACAGAAGCTCCTCTCGCTGCCTCTCCTGCTGCTCCCTGGCGTAGCGCCGGTGCTGGAAGTTCCTGAGGGCAGTCTGCAGGTGCTGGACATCATACTTCAGTTGGTCGACACGGCTGGAATTAAGGAGACAGAGATCACATCCCAGGAACTGAGCATGGCACACTGAGGCAGCCTGGCTTTATACTCAGGGGAGAAGACCTTGCTTGGCTTCTCCCCACAGTGCCCACACCAGTGCCTAAACTGATGAACAAGATGCTGAGTGGAGCAGCAGCTTGTGGTTAAGGTGGCTGGAATCACACACAATTCCAGCAGCTTTACTTCAATGTCTGCAGGACTCCAACTCTTCAGTGAACAGGTGACAGGAAGCAGGCTTGATGACCCCTTCCTGACCTTCCGAGGGTCATTCCACACTCCTGGAAAAAGCCCAAGGGCAGCTTTGAGGTAGGGCAGCAATGAAGTTTCATGGAACTTTTAGGAGCAGGGGTTGGAGTGGTGGTGAGGGTAGTTTCCTTTGAATTTCATGGTGGAGTATCAAACATCAGATCAGTACTTCATTATAAACAGACTGATTGAGGCGATTGGGACAAGGGCATTTCAGCCCAACAGAGGCCAGTGGGAACAAAACAGCAGAGCCAACTCCCCAGCAGCACTAAGCTTTCAGTGGCCAGGGGTCTGTTGAAAAAATGCCTATTTTCAAAATGACCTCAAACAAGAGATCAGAATTACCCCCAAAAGAAACATGGGACCATGATCACAGGCTTCTGAGCCAAAAACCTCATACTTTTAATTTGGAGGCTTAGCTAGAACTATGTATTTTAGGGAGGCTTTATCTTTgcatagtttttatttctttactatgTACCCAGATTTTCAGAATATTCTATAGCTTCTAATGGGAGAAAGGGCTGCCTCAATGGGCCTGAAGTATCTGAGCCGTGTCAGGGGTCAACACTCACAGTTTGGCATTCTGTCTTTTATTAGGGGGTTCCTTGCTTGACAAAATCTCCAGACGCTCTAGATGGCCGAATATCTGGTCTATGCTTGCTTGTATTTCGTTTTCTACTACTgcacaaaagagagagaaagagagaaataatttCTGCAAAAAAGATAATGAACTTAAATTAAGAGTGataatcagccgggcggtggtggcgcacgcctttaatcccagcacttggaaggcagaggcaggtgaatctttgtgagttcgaggccagcctggtctacagagcgagatccaggaaaggcgcaaagctacacagagaaatcttgtctcgaaaaaccaaaaaagaaaaaaaaaaaaagagtgataaaTCATGctcggcagtggtggcacacacctttattcccagcagcactcacgaggcaggggcaggtagatcactgagttagaagccagcctggtctaacttCCAGgcacattccaggacagccagggctacacagagaaactctgtctcaaaccacGCCCCCACAAAGTGATAAACATTTTTCTATAACACCAACTAAAACATATGTATTTCAAAAGGAGCACAAGACACACAAAGATGAATCAATTCAAGGTCTACTGTGCTTCAAAGCATGTGTGCCCTTATATGCATACAGACAAGCATAGCTGTTAGCTGCCCTGTTTTTAAAGTAGAAGGCATGTCTGAAGACAAACTCCCCacctttagaaaataaacatttaaaggtTGCCCAGATACTGTTAAGCTAAATCTTGATATAGTTCCATTTGAGATTGGTCTCAGATATGGATAACAAACCCCGAGTTAAAAGGTTGCCAACTGAACTCCTCATAGATGaggctaaaagaaaaataagaagcaTAAAGGAAAGGGAAGATTAGTATGGAAACACCCAGAGGTGTTCTCAAAGCACGGGTAGGACACGATGTGTTGGAGGCCTCGGAATAGACCACATATCAATAGGAAAGACCCAGGAAAGAGCCCGCAGAGGTACAGAGTGATAGTCACTTTCCTTATCCCCTTTGATAAGGCTGTCAAAATGACCTCTTTCCATTTCTAATCAGGAAACAGTGAGATTGTTGGGAAGGCAAACAAAGGCCAGTGGGCAGAAACAAAACTGCACAGAGCAAGCATCCAGGCGGCTGCCTTCCCCACCAAGAAATGACAGCCCTGCACCAGCCCTTCCCAGGCCTCCGCACCTGCGGCAAACACAGCCAGTCTAGACTGGAGCACTGTGGAGTACAGAGCTAAGGGAAGAGCCACACTGGGGagccatggagaaagaagaaacaaaaacaggccTGTGAGAGCTGGGCAGCGAGGTGACAAGAGCTTCTGTGGAGGTCTACAAGGCTGGTCAGAAAGGGGCCTTAGCTTGGAACAGAAACGAAACTCCAAACCACAACCCACATGCTTCTCAAAAGAAACTGTGGTGTGGGAACTGAACTAATTAATATTGCTAGTTGTTTGAATAATCCTACTAAGAAGCCAGAGTTCTCAGCTCAGGAGAGatggccagttccaggtcaaCATGTCTGAATTTTCAGACTAGGTAATTAGATTAAGACAGATGGAGAGAGAACTTCCATTCCCATAGGGCCATGTCAGGTTGAGTGGAAGGGTAATGGGGGATAAAAACTGGTGGGACTCCAGAGGGCACAATCAGGGAACTCTGCGACTTGGCCATAAGGATTTTCTGTTCATCCTAACAACTCATTCCATGCTGAGTCATTAAGCCCCCAAGGCAGAATGCAGTCAGGAAACCCAGCCCATTAGCCCCGTGTCATCAGAGAAAGGACTCTGGTCTCCCTGGTTAATTACTCACAGTGCACAGACTGCCTGTCTGCCGTCTCCAGGCGTCCCATGTGAGACTGGATCTCGTGGACCTGCCTAtcaaaggaagagggaggaaatgagTGAGACAGGAATAATCGCTAACACTTCAGTCAGGAAAGACAACTTGTTCTAATGCCATCTTACAACTGATTTAAACTGACAGTGCTGATGAACTGTAAAATTTATATGTGGCACTTTAGGCCACCCATTTTGGCATCGTTTCTAATATCCTCATGCTAATAATAATACTGCTAGCATTTAGTGAGTGCTTACTGTATCTGAGACACTGCTAAGTCAATAACCCTGAAAGGAAAAGCACTATCACAattctcattttataaataaaaactgaaaccCAGAAAGGTCATGTAAgttgctcaaggtcacagagcAGGCAATAAACCTCAACCAGAATCCAGCCAATCCCACTCTCTGTTCTGTGACCCGATGTGCTGAGCACTGGTCTGTCTACCAAGGGTCAAAGGGCAAGGGAGATACAATCCTTGCCCCTGAGAAACAATGTAATTAGGAACTGGCAGGACAGATGGACATGAAAAGTCCCTGAGGTTTACAAGAAGCAACACACaagcagaaacaaacagaaagctgagagagGAGTTGTGTAGAGTGGGGCAAAGGAGATAGGAAGGCTGGGGCTAAGAAAGTGGAACAAAGGCATTTTGTGGGTGGAAGGaggtgtgtttgcttgtttttgtgacAAGATCTCATTTATGCAGCTGAGGctcaccttgaacttgtgatcctcctgcctcagcctccacagttctgggattacagttgtgaatGCCACCATAGAAAATGCTATGCAAAAGGCATGCAGGGCATTTCATGTGGAGTGCTTGAAGGACACTTGGAGAAAGAGCGAGCAGAGGGGAGTAGGCTGTGGAAGGCCCACTTAAGAGCAGCTCCGAAAGATAGCTATCTCCTGTTTGGTAAACATCTTTCCCTGACAACAGGAGGGACTGCCATCTCCTCTGGAAATGCAACAGGTCCCAGACATTAGGCCCAGAGCACTCTTTGGAGACTTTCCAGGCCAGTCACCTTCGAACCCTTCCTAGTGGTTCCCCATCACTCGTCAGCTCTTGGACCGCGGCTTAAGTTAGCCCCAGTGCCTCCTGTGCTTACACAGACTCTTTGCACAGAGCCTGCATGAAGGAGGCCTCATCTCCAGTCCTTAAGGGAAAGCACAATTGTTCTCCACTGTGCACACTGTATACTATGACCTCCAATTTTACCAGGGCCAGCCAGGGACCCCGATCTTGCTTCAGTGTGTCTCTAGTCTTTTCCAGGGCTTTCTTGTAACTTCTAGTGTGACCCATGGCATCAGAACCCAATCCTGCTGTCTAAGACTTCCTGAATGCTCCAAGGCAAGCCTTGTGACCCCAAGAAGCAACCTGTCAGCTGCTTGTTGCTGCTTCAGGAAGGGAAATACAGGGTGCTTTGGAACAGGtggggcagggcagaggcagtggaGATACAGAGGCTGATGCAGGGATGCAGATGGAGGTAACTGATGCATGGAACACGTGGGTGAGGACAATAGCAGGGGCTGATGGGTTGATGGGCAGGAAAATTAGAATTCCTGTTAGCAGTAGTAGGACACAGGCAATGAGGTAAATTTGTAATGGTGACTTAAAGCAAATCAGAAAGTTGGTGTCATTATCCAcaggaataacaacaacaaaaaaaaaaaaaaaagaaagaaagaaagaaaagaaaaaaaagaaaaaaaagaaaaagaaaaaaaaacagaggcagCAGAAATAACAGCAAAAAACTTAACCAACGCAATTCTGAAGAAGTATATGGAAGTTGACTCAATATatcaataaataagcaaatacatcTGTAGCAGATAATAAAAGGATTGAtgtccaaaatatgtaaagaacccCTGCAAATCAATAGGAAAAGTCCAACAGAGCAATTTTTTAAATGGCCAAAGagatggacagtggtggtgcacacctttgatcccagcactcaggaggcagaagcaggcagatctctgagttcaaggccaccctggtctacagagcaagttccagaacagccagggctacacagagagtccATTGAGTccccctccccctcaaaaaaaaaaaaaaagaccaaagggCAAATGACAGAAAAGGACACAAAGAGAGTAAACAGATACATAAAAGTTGATCAACTTCGATAATAGCTCAGAAAAACACATGTTAAAACCAATGAGATCATATGCCTCCCATCAGGAACTTGAGAACATGGACACAGGAGGAAAACCATACATGCCAGTCTCATACCTGCCTGGCAGGACTCTAAACTGGTGAAATCCTTCAATGGCTTTCTGAGAATACCTGGTAGCATCACACACACTGCATGACCCAGCACCACACTTTTAGCAGTAAGGCTTACAGAGATTCTGGCTTATATCAAGGACTTGTAATAGATGTTCATCAAAGAATTTTTGTACAGATTTATAACCCACAGccatatctataataaaaacttttaagtttGTGGCAAACCAATTATGTGGTAAAAATTGATGAGTCTTCATTTATTCCATATTCCATACAGTGTGACATTTTATTGCTCCTTTCATGTGTCATGTGCTCCCCTTATGTTGGAAATGTTGAATGACAAAAGATACATGAAaaacccctcctctccccctccaagACAGGTCActttattatgtagctctgactatccTACAACTctgtacaccaagctggcctcaaattcagggaTCCCCACctttctgtctccctagtgctgggactaaagttgtgcaccaccatgctcagttcaTGAAACATAATTCTTtctgaaaatctaaaaaaaaaaaaaatgttctaagttTAAGGGTTTCAAATAGAGGACTGTAGATCTATTCAGTGAGACATATGCAAATAATACTGTTAATAATACAATAACCACTGAAGTGTTCATCAAGAAAGAACTCAGATTAAGTTCAGCAGATTTATAAAAGCTAGCAGGGTTGCCAAAACAGCTCAGTGGGTGAAAGGGcatgcagccaagcctgatgacctgagtttgatccccaaaacccatatggtggaagaaaataaccaattcctgcaagctgtcctctgacctccactcttTGGTTCGtttgcacctacacacacactaaataaattcaaatgataataaataagagCTTGATCTAGTCATATCAGTATGGACAGTAAGTCTTTAAGATGATTGTAAAAGGAAAAAggagctgggcggcggtggcacacgcctttaatcccagcactgggaggcagagccaggcggatctctgtgagttcgaggccagcctgggctacagagagagatctaggacagggaccaaaaactacacagagaaaccctgcctcaaaaaacaacaacaacaaaaaaggaaacctAGTATATTAAGTATCTGTTTTTGGTAAATTAAAAGCCACATAAAACAAGTAGCATATACTGTTTGTGaacataagaaaaagaataaaatcactGATGTGAGGGTGACAAACTCTGAGGGTGAGAACAGATGTAGGCGCTTTTGATTCAGCTTGTTTATAAATCAATTATCTGAAGCACATATATTAATTTGAATCCTAACACTGGGTGATGGtactc from the Peromyscus eremicus chromosome 8a, PerEre_H2_v1, whole genome shotgun sequence genome contains:
- the Gosr2 gene encoding Golgi SNAP receptor complex member 2 isoform X2, yielding MEPLYQQTHKQVHEIQSHMGRLETADRQSVHLVENEIQASIDQIFGHLERLEILSSKEPPNKRQNAKLRVDQLKYDVQHLQTALRNFQHRRYAREQQERQREELLSRTFTTNGTQKKILDIANMLGLSNTVMRLIEKRAFQDKYFMIGGMLLTCAVMFLVVQYLT
- the Gosr2 gene encoding Golgi SNAP receptor complex member 2 isoform X1 translates to MEPLYQQTHKQVHEIQSHMGRLETADRQSVHLVENEIQASIDQIFGHLERLEILSSKEPPNKRQNAKLRVDQLKYDVQHLQTALRNFQHRRYAREQQERQREELLSRTFTTNDSDTTIPMDESLQFNSSLQNIHHGMDDLIGGGHSILEGLRAQRLTLKGTQKKILDIANMLGLSNTVMRLIEKRAFQDKYFMIGGMLLTCAVMFLVVQYLT